The proteins below come from a single Aegilops tauschii subsp. strangulata cultivar AL8/78 chromosome 6, Aet v6.0, whole genome shotgun sequence genomic window:
- the LOC109776826 gene encoding putative F-box/kelch-repeat protein At1g15680 isoform X1 translates to MPRSSRRRRHPCSTAVGPLNDDDLLREILLRLPPQPSSLPRASAVCRRWRLLLSDPGFSRRFRIHHRRNPPLLGFFVRNEGLPFLPSLDAPDRVSPGRFSLQRGDGDRFKSLGCRHGLILVSNKPKNQILVWDPVTGDQHRLDIPPVVAIHAKKTTINGAVLRADDARHFQVVLTVADNDDKQHRRALACVYSSETGAWGELVSTQLPSGVPMSNAGTFVSTYKPAVLIGDSLYWRLGGNFTGILEFDLEKQSLAVIWLPVHILEEGHYLFSIMRAEGGGLGLLLQTDFSIELWKRKTDCDGVASWGLGRTIELDKLLSLNSEENEIMIQGPMGENNVVFVWTHHILFTVHLESLQFNKLPGAYPLFYYHPLESVYAAVGS, encoded by the coding sequence ATGCCTAggtctagccgccgccgccgccacccctgcTCGACGGCGGTCGGGCCACTGAACGACGACGACCTGCTCCGCGAGATCCTCCTCCGCCTGCCCCCGCAGCCCTCCTCCCTCCCCCGCGCCTCCGCCGTCTGCAGGCGCTGGCGCCTCCTCCTCTCCGACCCAGGATTCTCCCGCCGCTTCCGCATCCACCACCGCCGCAACCCTCCCCTCCTCGGTTTTTTCGTCAGAAATGAAGGTCTGCCCTTCCTACCTTCCCTCGACGCCCCGGATCGTGTCTCCCCCGGCCGTTTCTCCTTGCAGCGCGGGGACGGCGACCGGTTCAAGTCCCTTGGATGCCGCCATGGCCTCATACTCGTCTCCAACAAACCTAAGAACCAGATCCTGGTGTGGGACCCCGTCACCGGCGACCAGCACCGCCTTGACATCCCCCCGGTGGTTGCGATACATGCGAAGAAGACAACGATCAATGGGGCGGTGCTTCGTGCTGATGATGCCCGGCACTTCCAAGTGGTGTTGACAGTGGCAGACAACGATGACAAGCAACACAGACGAGCCCTTGCCTGCGTTTACTCGTCAGAGACTGGCGCATGGGGTGAACTCGTCTCAACGCAGCTTCCATCTGGCGTTCCAATGAGTAATGCTGGCACCTTCGTTTCTACTTACAAGCCTGCTGTGCTGATTGGGGATTCCCTTTACTGGAGGCTTGGTGGGAATTTTACCGGAATTCTTGAGTTTGATTTGGAGAAGCAAAGCCTAGCTGTCATATGGTTGCCAGTGCATATCCTTGAAGAGGGCCATTACCTATTCTCGATTATGCGCGCAGAGGGTGGTGGCCTTGGTTTACTCCTCCAGACAGACTTCAGCATCGAGTTATGGAAGAGGAAAACTGACTGTGATGGTGTTGCTTCATGGGGGCTTGGAAGAACCATTGAACTGGACAAGTTACTTTCTCTGAATTCAGAGGAGAATGAAATAATGATTCAAGGGCCCATGGGGGAAAATAATGTGGTGTTCGTGTGGACACATCACATCCTCTTTACGGTCCATCTTGAGTCATTGCAGTTCAATAAACTTCCCGGAGCCTACCCCCTTTTTTATTATCATCCATTAGAAAGTGTCTACGCTGCAG
- the LOC109776826 gene encoding putative F-box/kelch-repeat protein At1g15680 isoform X2, which yields MPRSSRRRRHPCSTAVGPLNDDDLLREILLRLPPQPSSLPRASAVCRRWRLLLSDPGFSRRFRIHHRRNPPLLGFFVRNEGLPFLPSLDAPDRVSPGRFSLQRGDGDRFKSLGCRHGLILVSNKPKNQILVWDPVTGDQHRLDIPPVVAIHAKKTTINGAVLRADDARHFQVVLTVADNDDKQHRRALACVYSSETGAWGELVSTQLPSGVPMSNAGTFVSTYKPAVLIGDSLYWRLGGNFTGILEFDLEKQSLAVIWLPVHILEEGHYLFSIMRAEGGGLGLLLQTDFSIELWKRKTDCDGVASWGLGRTIELDKLLSLNSEENEIMIQGPMGENNVVFVWTHHILFTVHLESLQFNKLPGAYPLFYYHPLESVYAAGI from the coding sequence ATGCCTAggtctagccgccgccgccgccacccctgcTCGACGGCGGTCGGGCCACTGAACGACGACGACCTGCTCCGCGAGATCCTCCTCCGCCTGCCCCCGCAGCCCTCCTCCCTCCCCCGCGCCTCCGCCGTCTGCAGGCGCTGGCGCCTCCTCCTCTCCGACCCAGGATTCTCCCGCCGCTTCCGCATCCACCACCGCCGCAACCCTCCCCTCCTCGGTTTTTTCGTCAGAAATGAAGGTCTGCCCTTCCTACCTTCCCTCGACGCCCCGGATCGTGTCTCCCCCGGCCGTTTCTCCTTGCAGCGCGGGGACGGCGACCGGTTCAAGTCCCTTGGATGCCGCCATGGCCTCATACTCGTCTCCAACAAACCTAAGAACCAGATCCTGGTGTGGGACCCCGTCACCGGCGACCAGCACCGCCTTGACATCCCCCCGGTGGTTGCGATACATGCGAAGAAGACAACGATCAATGGGGCGGTGCTTCGTGCTGATGATGCCCGGCACTTCCAAGTGGTGTTGACAGTGGCAGACAACGATGACAAGCAACACAGACGAGCCCTTGCCTGCGTTTACTCGTCAGAGACTGGCGCATGGGGTGAACTCGTCTCAACGCAGCTTCCATCTGGCGTTCCAATGAGTAATGCTGGCACCTTCGTTTCTACTTACAAGCCTGCTGTGCTGATTGGGGATTCCCTTTACTGGAGGCTTGGTGGGAATTTTACCGGAATTCTTGAGTTTGATTTGGAGAAGCAAAGCCTAGCTGTCATATGGTTGCCAGTGCATATCCTTGAAGAGGGCCATTACCTATTCTCGATTATGCGCGCAGAGGGTGGTGGCCTTGGTTTACTCCTCCAGACAGACTTCAGCATCGAGTTATGGAAGAGGAAAACTGACTGTGATGGTGTTGCTTCATGGGGGCTTGGAAGAACCATTGAACTGGACAAGTTACTTTCTCTGAATTCAGAGGAGAATGAAATAATGATTCAAGGGCCCATGGGGGAAAATAATGTGGTGTTCGTGTGGACACATCACATCCTCTTTACGGTCCATCTTGAGTCATTGCAGTTCAATAAACTTCCCGGAGCCTACCCCCTTTTTTATTATCATCCATTAGAAAGTGTCTACGCTGCAG